GAGACGATGAAGCCTTCGGTGATCGTCTGCTGGTAGAGGTTGGCCTCGATGCCGCGGACCTGGGTGGCCACGTCGAGGGGCCGCTTGAGGATCTTGAGCAGATCGACGCGGAAGGTCCAGGCCACGCCCATGCCCACGAACCAGGCCAGCAGCGCCCGGATGATGCGGGCGCGCAGCTCCTCCAGGTGCTCGACGAGGGGGGCTTCCTGCACGCTAGACTAGGCGTCCCCGGCGGGCTTCTTTTCGGCCTCGGGCGCGGCGGACTGCTGGGGCGCGGGCTTTTCGGGTTCGAGATCCACCGCCTGCTCGAACTCCTGCTTGATCTCGCTGGCGCCCTTCTTGAACTCGCGGATCGACTGCCCCAACCCGCGGGCCAGCTCCGGCAGCTTCTTGGGGCCGAACAGGATGAGCACGATGACCAAGATGACGAGGATTTCAGGCATTCCCAGGTTCATGTCGTCTCCCCCTCTATTCTAGTACCCGACTCCTGAGAATTGGATGCGCGCCGCTTGCGCTCGGCCCAGCCCTCGATGTTGCGCTGACGGCCGCGCGCGATGGCGAGCGCGCCCTCGGGAACGTCGGCGTTGATCGCGCTGCCGGCGGCCACGGTGGCCTCGGCGCCGATGCGCACGGGGGCGATGAGCACCGAGTTGGAGCCGATGAAGGCCCGCGGTCCGATGATCGTGGGGTGCTTCTTCACGCCGTCGTAGTTGGCGGTGATCGTTCCCGCGCCCACGTTGGTCTCGGCGCCCACTTCGGCGTCGCCCAGATAGGCCAGGTGCCCGGCCTTGACCCCGGGGCCCAGGCGGCTTTTCTTGACCTCGACGAAGTTGCCCACGAAGGCTCCGGCCTCGAGC
This genomic stretch from Oceanithermus profundus DSM 14977 harbors:
- a CDS encoding Sec-independent protein translocase subunit TatA/TatB, whose product is MNLGMPEILVILVIVLILFGPKKLPELARGLGQSIREFKKGASEIKQEFEQAVDLEPEKPAPQQSAAPEAEKKPAGDA